The DNA sequence GGTCCTGTTAGCATCACATGCAACTCATGGGTTCACTCCAAGTACGATAACCCACAGAAGAGGGTCTTCTTCACCAATAAGGTTAGGTCATCTCCATAGCAACATAGTTTCCTACCTAGGGTTTTTctcatacatatatattttggtATTTAGTGGTTCGTTTTCATGAGGTTATTACATATGTATAAATAGATCAAAACCAATTTGGGAACATGGCTTGAATATATAATGTATATTGGTAACCTTAGGGTTTTTGTTTACAAGACTGGGGGGCATATAAAGACCACTATAATACAGCTCTTTGATGATTAGATTCTTGAAATGACACAACATCAATCGGTGAGACAAACGTACAATTCATATGAATCTTTTAACTCTCTCACCCtcacaatgtcattttcaatgtTGAGTCCTCctgtcaaaaggaaaagaatcaaAGACAGTATGTGTAACAAGTACCGTATTGATGTAGAACAATTGgcacgtgattttttggaaaaacgtaATCGTCGGAAATCAGGCAGATTTCACCGATTTGGGGTTGGTGAGCTCGGATTGcgctcaaattcggtcgactGAAGCAAAATGGCATTTTGATCAATAATCACGGCTTTGCCGTGATATACAATGGATTTTCGCATTTTCAagtcgtttagataggttttcaggcaaattttaattttaggaaACTTAACGATATAGATAATcacaatatttgatttggattccgtttgattagattagatttgattCGTTTAATGTTATATTTGagtaattttaattcctaaaagaGTCTTATCTATATAATGGATGTACGCCCTATGTAATTTTTACGTTATCATTCTATTAAATTTAgtttatccttttgaaagaattTCCTGTTATCTCTTCCATTGCGTCACGTATCGTCCATGATAATTACTAATGGTGCATTTGCTCACAGAAAGTACATAAtgtaagaaatatttttcaaaaaatgatgacTTATACTGTTTAAAACAATTGGTTAATGCATTCTTTTGATTATCAATGgaaatttatgtctaaatatttttgtaaatgataaaaatattttaatttcattCATATTTGTAAGCGataaagcaattatttttagaaaaatattttctaaatcactcattttaCGCGAAATAAACACACTCTAACATAATGTTATTCCTTTTGTAGAACATAGTAGATCAAAGCTGGTCACCATCGTATGTGCCCTCATTCAATCGTCTTTGGATCGTTTGTTGTATTTAATAGCACGGGTCTTGATTTTCACCCCAAAAATTGAGAACGAAGATCTGTTTAATCGGAAGATTAATTACAGAGTCAGTTATCACTACCTGAATTTTGAGTATTATTTGGAGCTTTATGGTTATCCTTTTCGATGTCGTGCGCACGCTTGTGGGGGGCAGTGCTATCTACCGGAGGAAACTCCGAGCGGGCTGAGGAGGCTGAGAGAGGGGGAGCTGGCGATCTTGCGAGGGAATGGCCAAGGCCAGAGAAAATCGTACGACAGGATATACGATTACGATGTGTACAACGACCTCGGGAATCCAGACAGCGGCGCTGATAAGAAGAGACCGGTGCTCGGTGGCAAAGAGCTTCCATACCCCAGACGGTGCCGGACCGGGCGCCCTCGGTGCAAGACCGGTGAGTTGAGAGATTATTTGTTCTAATTATGACTAACGAAATATCCTTAAAACTCTTGGTGGTGCAAAACGAGCGTGCTTGTGAAAGAGCATAAAAAGAGGGACCACGAGCGTGAGTGCACAACCCTTTTAGCAATTGGAAAATGAAACTTTTGTATTCTTCTCTCGTAAAATCATAGTCACAGAAACGCCAGCCATTCATAATTTCATGTCCTTTTTGCATGCTTCTGGCTGTCATAATCTCTCTGTTAATGTAATGTGGACATTAAACTTGCCAGTATTACTTTAGCTACAGTTCAATGCAGCAACtcgttgatttttgtttttcatcttgACGAACGAATTGAACTTTCACATGTAATATCAAGCAGATCCACAGTCGGAATCAAGGAGCGGGAGCATATACGTGCCTCGAGACGAACAGTTCTCGACGATAAAGAACTTGACGTTCTCGGCGAAGACGGTGTACTCGGTGGTGCACGCACTGGTGCCATCCCTAGAGACGGCACTGGTCGATGCCGACCTAGGGTTCCCCTACTTCACCGCCATCGACGAGCTCTTCAATGAAGGTGTCAACTTGCCCCCGTTGCAGAAGCAGGGCTTCCTCAAGGACCTCTTCCCTCGGCTCATCAAAACCGTCGCCGATACCTCCGAAGATGTCTTGCGCTTCGAAACCCCTGAAACCATGAACCGTAAgcaaactctctctccctctccctctcccactCTCTTTACTTAGATTCTATGTACTTGTTTAGGTACGCTTGGACAGCTGTCTCACATAACTTTCCActggttttttttgtttttttggagaAACTTACGTGATAATCCTTCATTCTCTCTATTGAAAATTACATTATTCCTCAACAATCAAACAAAATTTAATGTATTATTCATCTCCGAGTTCCTCCTGCACAGTAATTAGTTGTATTGTTGCACCCTACAGGAGATAGATTCTTTTGGTTAAGTGATGAAGAGTTTGCTCGTCAAACCCTAGCTGGAATCAACCCATATGCAATCCAGTTGGTCACGGTAAAGATTATATGTGTCTATACACAATTCAACAATATGATTTGCTCACATACAACTAATTAGCTTCCGCGATGATTATTCCCTTAAAagactaaaaaaatttcagatcacCATGGTGGGTGTTTGCTTTCTATAAACAAGTGGTATTAAAATGTACTCGGGAATGGCCCTTGAAGAGCAAGCTCGACCCTAAGATCTACGGTCTGCCTGAATCAGCCATCACGACAGAGATCATCGAAAGGGAAATCAAAGGCTTCATGACAGTCGATGAGGTATAAGGATACTCTCTTGACTAAGTATTGTTTTGTACAACCTCTTCGCACTCTAGGGTTGAGCATAAACCTAAATCCCACCGCCCCATTTACTGAAATTTGACTTGAACCTGACCTttccggttcggttcaatttgaTTTTGTGCAGGCCATAAAGCAAAAGAAGCTGTTCATGTTGGACTACCACGACCTGCTCCTCCCGTATGTGAACAAAGTGAGGCAGCTCAAGGGGACAACCTTGTATGGGTCGAGGACGCTCTTCTTCTTGACCCCAGATGAGACGTTGAAACCACTTGCCATCGAGCTCACACGGCCGCCGACCGTCGATGGGAAGCCACAATGGAAGCAGGTGTTCACCCCGTCATCCCATTCCACTAGTATGTGGCTCTGGCGGCTCGCCAAGTCCCATGTCCTTGCCCACGACTCTGGATACCACGAGCTCGTTAGCCACTGGTAATAAAATAAGTCAATCATTACTTTCGACAggcaacaaaacaaaaaaaaattgtagataaAATACATAGAAGTATACTAGTAGCGAAGCAGGCTAATGGCTCCTCGTGAGATTTGAGTACGTAGGTAATGTCGTAATTGTTCCTTACAATAGAATGATTTGCATGTAAAACGTGGTATTATTTCAAGAAGTACCCATTTGCATAAACGCTGATAGGGTGACTGATGTTTCTCCGGCTTTGATCCTTGTAGGTTGCGGACTCATTGTGCCACGGAACCCTACATAATAGCGGCAAACCGGCAACTGAGCGAGATGCACCCGATCTACAAGTTGTTGCAACCCCACTTCAGGTACACAATGGAGATCAATGCGCTGGCTCGCGGGTTTCTCATCAACGGCGACGGCATCATTGAGAGCTCCTTCTCTCCCGGTAAGTATTCCATGGAGCTCAGCGCTGTCGCCTATGACAAGCAGTGGCAATTCGACTTACAAGGCTTGCCCAATGACTTGATTAGCAGGTATTGCACATCAATTAATTAGTTGCGCacctcttttttccttttacaaaaTTAAGGAgagcaaaaaatatgaaaatgattgcCACATGGAGTGTTCAGAAAAAATTACTTTGTGAAAATTGCTTTCCTGATCGTGTCAATACTTGCCAGGGGGTTGGCAGTGGAGGACCCGACGGCACCCCATGGCCTCAAGCTAGCGATCGATGACTACCCCTTCGCCAACGACGGCCTCCTCTTGTGGGACACCATCAAGGAGTGGGTCACCGACTACGTCAACCACTACtaccccgacccgacccgtatTGCATCAGACAAGGAACTCCAGTCATGGTGGACCGAGATCCGGACCGTTGGCCATGGCGACAAGAAAGACTCCCCCGGGTGGCCTGACCTCAAGACCCCGTCCGACCTCATCCACATTACCACCACCATGGTCTGGGTCACCTCCGCCCACCATGCTGCCGTCAACTTCGGCCAGTACACCTACGCCGGCTACTTCCCAAACCGGCCCACCATCGCCCGAACCAAGATGCCCGTTGAGGACTCGACTGAAGAAGAGCTCAAGATATTTTGGGACAAGCCCGAGGTCACGCTGCTCACATGCTTCCCATCGCAGATACAGGCAACGAAGGTGATGGCGGTCCTCGATGTGTTGTCGAACCACTCGCCAGATGAGGAGTACCTGGGACAAGATCCGGAACCGGCGTGGCAGGAGGAGCCGGTGATAAAGGCAGCGTTTGAGAGGTTCAACGGGAGGCTGAAGGAGCTAGAGGCCATCATTGATGCGAGGAACAATGACCAAAGGTCTAAGAACCGGAACGGAGCCGGGATTGTACCGTACGAGCTCTTGAAGCCGTTCTCCGAGCCCGGCGTGACAGGGAAGGGAGTTCCATACAGCATTTCCATCTGAGCAAATGACATTCTTGTTCGTGGAGGCGGCCACAGTGGTTGCAGAGAAAAAAAcgtactttttctattttggggAAGAAGAGGAGTGTGGTATAATGGGATAATCCTAATTTGtggacaactttttttttttttaatttcacgaTCTATTTTGTCGTGTTACTAGTATCTAGGGAATTATGATTAAACGATTAATTTTAGTTCTAGTCCTctataaattgcaaaaataaaaatgaaaataaaaataaaaataaaaagtgacgATGTGCATAAGACGTTATTTCCACTACATCTATCTTCTTCATAAATACCATATTCCACTACTGTTACATAATAATGCAGAGCCCAAAAAACTTGGGTAAATGGCAAGCTCAATAGATTTGCTAAACATGCTTCTCAGCCACAAGTGAGAGAGAAGGGCATGCACCTGCAAGCAAATTGATGGGGGTAAAAATTAAATGGATTAGATGGAGTTAGAGAAGTGATTAAACAAACTGTAGGTCTTACAATCATCTaaaaactgttatgctagcaaagcccTTGGAGTTATTATTGCCGGCATCATGCAAGTCTAGTTCCTAGCACTCTTATATTGGGCCATGTGACCGACACTAGGGCCCAGGTCTCTTAAGGCCAAGCTCCCGACCCTAGTGCCCATGCCTGGGTTATCGACATCCATGTGACACTCTAAAACGTCATGCGACATgatacttattttttattttgtttaaacACGTGGAAATACAGTGAAACAATCACATAGATTGGTAATAGGAATtaacaa is a window from the Rhodamnia argentea isolate NSW1041297 chromosome 8, ASM2092103v1, whole genome shotgun sequence genome containing:
- the LOC115738228 gene encoding linoleate 13S-lipoxygenase 2-1, chloroplastic-like isoform X5, which encodes MLKPQLHQSQSASPTLFPLSKPFSQGNDGIVVFPVQSTPALRKSHRSAQVGLASRKIKAMASPSTTETLLSVKAVVTVKQSASGLFSEIGIKGGLDKIIDLVVRKTFLLELVSAELDPKTGQEKKTIKGYVRKTSQNEEDVTYECKLEVGEQFGEVGAIFVENEHHKEMYLKDIVLDGFVGGPVSITCNSWVHSKYDNPQKRVFFTNKCYLPEETPSGLRRLREGELAILRGNGQGQRKSYDRIYDYDVYNDLGNPDSGADKKRPVLGGKELPYPRRCRTGRPRCKTDPQSESRSGSIYVPRDEQFSTIKNLTFSAKTVYSVVHALVPSLETALVDADLGFPYFTAIDELFNEGVNLPPLQKQGFLKDLFPRLIKTVADTSEDVLRFETPETMNRDRFFWLSDEEFARQTLAGINPYAIQLVTEWPLKSKLDPKIYGLPESAITTEIIEREIKGFMTVDEAIKQKKLFMLDYHDLLLPYVNKVRQLKGTTLYGSRTLFFLTPDETLKPLAIELTRPPTVDGKPQWKQVFTPSSHSTSMWLWRLAKSHVLAHDSGYHELVSHWLRTHCATEPYIIAANRQLSEMHPIYKLLQPHFRYTMEINALARGFLINGDGIIESSFSPGKYSMELSAVAYDKQWQFDLQGLPNDLISRGLAVEDPTAPHGLKLAIDDYPFANDGLLLWDTIKEWVTDYVNHYYPDPTRIASDKELQSWWTEIRTVGHGDKKDSPGWPDLKTPSDLIHITTTMVWVTSAHHAAVNFGQYTYAGYFPNRPTIARTKMPVEDSTEEELKIFWDKPEVTLLTCFPSQIQATKVMAVLDVLSNHSPDEEYLGQDPEPAWQEEPVIKAAFERFNGRLKELEAIIDARNNDQRSKNRNGAGIVPYELLKPFSEPGVTGKGVPYSISI